Proteins encoded together in one Planctopirus ephydatiae window:
- a CDS encoding 4'-phosphopantetheinyl transferase family protein, translating into MTSQFEIHTATKAQLRTGLLSSGLGEKFANGAEMFLDPARKESWELSRFLIASRVFALLKTDRSQDFLSPELSEIEVWTRNDKGRGIPPAVFIENQQIPWTFSLSHAGDNYALAICRQPQFRPGVDLVNTSTFTQAALQMWFTPEERKNLANRDERAAGIIWALKEAVYKSINHGEPFRPRQIEILPEGKKLICRVRGIHVHFDEAVIRFIERDCLLAAVLNKRNSFQNSEEDQFDNKTNSHSINDASHELIMH; encoded by the coding sequence CAAGGCACAACTTCGAACCGGCCTGCTCTCAAGCGGTCTCGGGGAAAAGTTTGCCAACGGTGCGGAAATGTTCCTCGACCCTGCCCGCAAAGAGTCGTGGGAGCTCAGCCGATTTCTGATCGCGAGTCGAGTTTTTGCACTGCTGAAAACTGATCGCTCTCAGGATTTCTTGTCTCCCGAGTTATCCGAGATCGAAGTCTGGACTCGCAATGACAAGGGCAGGGGGATTCCACCAGCAGTTTTCATCGAGAACCAGCAGATCCCCTGGACATTTTCGCTCTCACATGCAGGAGACAATTACGCACTCGCCATTTGCAGGCAGCCGCAATTTCGACCCGGAGTGGATCTGGTCAACACCAGCACTTTCACTCAGGCAGCCTTACAAATGTGGTTCACGCCGGAGGAAAGAAAAAATCTCGCAAATCGTGACGAGCGGGCCGCAGGAATCATCTGGGCACTCAAGGAAGCAGTCTACAAATCCATAAATCATGGAGAACCATTTCGTCCCAGACAGATTGAAATTCTTCCTGAGGGCAAAAAGTTGATTTGCCGTGTGAGAGGAATTCATGTGCATTTTGATGAAGCAGTCATCCGCTTCATCGAAAGAGATTGCCTGCTCGCAGCTGTCTTGAACAAGCGGAACTCTTTCCAGAACTCTGAAGAAGACCAATTCGATAACAAAACCAATTCTCACTCAATAAATGACGCATCTCACGAGCTGATCATGCATTGA
- a CDS encoding SDR family oxidoreductase gives MIDLTNKIALVSGASRGIGRATALQLARAGADVVINYVQSRDSADRVAEEIAAMGRRVAIVRADVSEQSDVQSMMEFVGNEFGRLDILVSNAASGGFRPLLAATPKNFEAAMNTNVRALLFLVQAAHPLLGQSVDRAKIVAISSHGSHMALPWYGLIGTSKAALESLIRHMALEFGDQGMNFNVVQAGLVPTDSTKMIPGSEVMFNARSSKTMMGDRQLEPEDVANAVLYLCSPLSDLVQGQVLIIDGGAAIHV, from the coding sequence ATGATTGATTTAACCAATAAGATCGCCCTCGTCTCCGGGGCCTCACGCGGCATTGGTCGCGCGACAGCCCTGCAACTTGCCCGCGCCGGGGCCGACGTGGTCATCAACTATGTCCAGTCTCGCGACAGTGCTGACCGCGTGGCAGAAGAGATCGCCGCCATGGGCCGCCGCGTGGCCATTGTCCGTGCGGATGTCAGCGAGCAGAGCGACGTTCAGAGCATGATGGAATTTGTCGGCAATGAGTTTGGCAGGCTCGACATTCTCGTCAGCAACGCCGCATCGGGCGGTTTCCGCCCATTGCTGGCGGCCACTCCCAAGAATTTCGAAGCCGCGATGAATACCAATGTCCGCGCTCTTTTATTCCTCGTACAGGCCGCACATCCTTTGTTAGGGCAAAGCGTCGATCGAGCCAAGATTGTGGCCATTTCGAGCCATGGCTCACACATGGCACTCCCATGGTACGGTCTGATTGGTACCTCCAAGGCGGCACTGGAAAGTCTGATTCGCCACATGGCACTCGAGTTTGGCGATCAGGGAATGAACTTCAACGTTGTCCAGGCGGGACTGGTTCCCACAGACTCCACCAAGATGATTCCTGGCTCCGAAGTCATGTTCAATGCGCGAAGCTCCAAGACCATGATGGGTGATCGCCAGCTGGAACCCGAAGACGTTGCGAACGCAGTCCTTTACCTTTGCAGTCCACTGAGCGATCTGGTTCAAGGGCAAGTCTTGATCATCGACGGCGGGGCCGCCATTCACGTCTAA